In Coregonus clupeaformis isolate EN_2021a chromosome 5, ASM2061545v1, whole genome shotgun sequence, the sequence ctctggcagtgctcctcctgctcctccttgcacaaaggcggaggtagcggtcctgctgctgggttgttgccctcctacggcctactccacgtctcctgatgtactggcctgtctcctggtagcgcctccatgctctggacactacgctgacagacacagcaaaccttcttgccacagctcgcattgatgtgccatcctggatgagctgcactacctgagccaattgtgtgggttgtagactccatttcatgctaccactagagtgaaagcactgccagcattcaaaagtgaccaaaacatcagccaggaagcataggaactgagaagtggtctgtggtcaccacctgcagaaccagtgctttattgggggtgtcttgctaattgcctataatttccacctgttgtctattccatttgcacaacagcatgtgaaatgtattgtcaatccgtgttgcttcctaagtggacagtttgatttcacagaagtgtgattgacttggagttacattgtgttgtttaagtgttcccttaatttttttgagcagtgtagttcaccacatcatttataactagggatgcagcagagatagtgctatgacctggtctaaaacccgactgatgtacatttagaatacatttcaaagATAAGAAAGATCTTAGCTGAGAATTAATCAGAAATGGATCAACCATATCAGCCCCAGTGGTTTTCTTTTTACGTCCATCATCatgttgttggcaatgacacaggtcaaacgttttctgtaagtcttcacaaggttttcacacactgttgctggtattttggcccattcctccatgcatatctcctctagagcagtgatgttttggggctgtcgctgggcaacacagactttcaactccctccaaagattttctatggggttgagatctggagactggctaggccactccaggaccttgaaatgcttcttacgaagccactccttcgttgcccgggcggtgtgtttgggatcattgtcatgctgaaagacccagccacgtttcatcttcaatgcccttgctgatggaaggaggttttcactcaaaatctcacgatacatggccccattcattctgtcctttacacggatcagtcgtcctggtccctttgcagaaaaacagccccaaagcatgatgtttccacccccatgcttcacagtaggtatggtgttctttggatgcaactcagaattctttgtcctccaaacacaacgagttgagtttttaccaaaaagttatattttggtttcatctgaccatatgacattctcccaatcctcttctggatcatccaaatgcactctagcaaacttcagacgggcctggacatgtactggcttaagcagggggacacgtctggaactgcaggatttgagtccctggcggcgtagtgtgttactgatggtaggctttgttactttggtcccagctctctgcaggtcattcagtaggtccccccgtatggttctgggatttttgctcaccgttcttgtgatcattttgaccccacggggtgagatcttgcgtggagccccagatcgagggagattgtcagtggtcttgtatgtcttccatttcctaataattgctcccacagttgatttcttcaaaccaagctgcttacctattgcagattcagtcttcccagcctggtacaggtctacaattttgtttctggtgtcctttgacagctctttggtcttggccatagtggagtttggagtgtgactgtttgaggttgtggacaggtgtcttttatactgataacaagttcaaacaggtgccattaatacaggtaacgagtggaggacagaggagcctcttaaagaagaagttacaggtctgtgagagccagaaatcttgcttgtttgtaggtgaccaaatacttattttccaccataatttgcaaataaattcttaaaaaatcctacaaagtgattttttggattttttttcttaatttgtctgacatagttgacgtgtacctatgatgaaaattacaggcctctctcatctttttaagtgggagaacttgcacaattggtggctgactaaatacttttttcccccactgtaaatcttggtggggcaaacccagcaaagccactacacaacacaacactaaacaatacattaattggacTATGACGGTAACAAACGGTGCGCACAAACTGTtatggcctacataaagctgtcacaacagcagagtcccaacagcagtcccaacaccttatcACCGATACACATGGCTATCatcggagccttgtctggcagggaaacagttcattcagtctCATTTACTGccatttaaaaaacatagctgatatggctgacttgcttaaaacaaatgtggtttctactgacaattgagacgtacaaactatggcataaggggacagcgagcggataagaggcgatccgtaatttcgattaagacattaatgagcgagctaggatggacgtagtcaatataactatttcttCAACGCAAATGTAGagcaacagaattcagaacatgggccgttcttacagtattctccctgtacaccaagtcagaatcataagataaataaagggggcatataagtagacgatgaaagctcttacaatatttgatggtgacatttctctaaaacaggctataggctacatgtgcactaccaagtcagaacagtaggctaaattctgaggggaaaagggaccaaattattagggtgaggcacatgggctactaacagcttactacacaacatacacgtagtattactttcttagctgcAGTATAcacatctccctggcatattacatagttcatgcagcagcatacaatacatttttggactcacgttgttgtgctgtgctcacttgaacaggaaggtggtgccgcagaccattattcctcctccaccaaactttagttggcactatgcattggggcaagtagcgttctcctggcatcccccAAACCCAAATTAGTCTGTTGGACTACCAGATgctaaagcgtgattcatcattcaaggaacgcgtttccactgctctagagtccaatggcggctttacatcactccagccgatgcttggcatttgGAACTCGATACtgtgtgttgcaaccgaggacaggcgatttttccacgtttcagcactcagtggtcccgttctgtgaacttgtgtggcctaccacttcgcggctgagccgttgttgctcctagacatttccacttcacaataacagcacgtacagttgaccggggaagttctagcagggcagaaattagacaaactgacttgttggtaaggtggaatcctatgacggtgccacgttgaaagtcactgagctcttcatttattttttttacctttatttaactaggcaagtcagttaagaacaaattcttatttacaatgacggcatacaccggccaaacctggacgacactgggccaattgtgcgccgccctatgggactcccaatcacggccggttgtgatacagcctggaatcgaaccagggggtctgtagtgacgcctcaagcactgagatgcagtgccttagaccgctgcgccactcgggagccccataCTGAAGGGTTACAACGGCAAAAAGACCAAGGCCAGGAGTCTGACAAGCCTCCACCCCAATAAATCCCAGCGAGAGACAATGAAACACAAGGAGGAAACACTTGACAGGGCGAGATGCTGGTACCCACCAAGCCCCACCGACCTGAACGGCCCAGCCAGGGAGATCCTGAGGTGGGAGGGCATTCTGGAGGACCCGGTGGCCGAGGCGGAGAGGATAGAGGTGTACAAGGCCAACCGGAGGAAACGCTACCTGGCCTCACAGCAAGGGGTAATGGACTGCTTGGGGCTGTTCAAGGGACACTTGGCACAGTGGTGCCATTACACACCACCACATCTAGGTGGGGCTGTTTTCACACTAATAAATCTAGTTACGTGCAGCACCTTCTCTATCCTGCAGATAGCATAGCGGTCTCAATCTGAGTTGGTGGAACATTGTAATTGAGCTGAAGTTGTAGCTCTACTCATCTAGTGGCTACTTAAAAATGAACATCCCTAATTGATAACCAAAACATAAAATCCTGATACTATATTTTGAATTGGTGTGTTGTCAGTATGGCATTGAGTACATAACATCAAATAATTGTAACACTTCTCAAATCTGATATAAAAAGACAGTTTGTCTTTATTTCAAACAGACACTAAAAACAGAGCTTAAAAGCAATACCATTTTACTTCAATAAGGCACTTTGGGTATCTCACAAGATAGTTCAGGTTCTCTAGATGTGTATCCTTGTAGGACCTTGAGGGAAGATACCCGTGTATTACTATTAGGCTACCAAAAGGAGTTGATGAGCATCAAATAAATACATAACAAAACAAAACCTGTGGAAGCAACCATAAGGGGATAGGTGAAGAGAATGAACCGTTGAGGGACAGTTCACAAGGTGTTAGTAAAAACAATACTTCACCATCAGGAAAATGCTAAAGCTTTATAACTGAGAACAATAATGCCACATTGGATAATCTCTCGCTACTCATTACCAACTTCCTCAATTTGCAACGATCTCTGTGGAAATAAGAAATGTCCCAACGTTCAACACAGAACTTGCTGTAATTTGCAACCCTTTTACACAATATGAAAATAAGCTGTGGCTTTCTGCTCCATGACCATACTTACAGTAGATGACAATGTGTTTGTTTAGGCAAGACTAAGATGGGGTTTGGTGTTACACCAGGATCATACATCTCTATACATGGCTCAGTGTTACACTATCCAGGCAAGGATATTCTGCTTGTGGTAAGTAACATTGTGCAACAAATACCCTATAATACCCTGTGATTTGAAGAGACATTTTAAAGCCCAGTCATATACAGTAATTTGACAACTCCCTGTGTGCCTACAAATGTGAATGCTTACAAAAACCACATGGAAACTCCACTATTGCCTTAGAATCTTATAATGTAGGCTCATTGTTCATTGAGCCCCACTGCGATGGTTATGCCTAAACACAATGTTTTGACAGTGATGGTCCCGACTACACTTCCCTTACAATCCTTCACTTCCAAATCTGGTTTATACGTTTCTCCATGGCGATAGTATACACAATCACCGGTCTCAGTCCACAGTTCAACACTCGGCATTAAAATGAATCCAACTTTGACATACCAGAGAAAACTCTTTACTAGCTACTAATGGATAAACCCTTTGGTAGATGGCAGCCTTACTCAGATGTCCCTGCTATTTGTTTGATACTCCAGATATGGCTTCCATCTTCCTGGTACTCAAACATGGGCTACGATGCTTTCCAATCTAAACTAATAGACGACTGTCTGTAACTTGGGTCCACGGGTGGCGTCAGCCTGTTGGATGGTTGGGCCCCACAGGGCCCTGGGACTTCTCCCCCAGGCCGTGCACAGCCTTCCCCTAACCTCACTGGGTTAGCCTACTCCGGTCAGCAGCCTCCAGCTCCACGCTCGACATGAATCTCCTGGCTAGCCGGCGGCTGTCGTAGCTCAGCTCTGTGGTGTAGATGGTGCGAGCGTGCTTGGGGTACACGATAGTGGTGCTCTGGAAGCGCTGGGCCCGTTGCCGAGGCTGGAGGTCCAGCTGGGTCTTGTAGTGTCTCCAGGTGCTGTGAGGGACAGCCAGGACCATCTGGCTGCAGTTCTCCAGACCCAGGCCTCTGGGCTGCATGGCCATGTCGTGGATAAAGTGACGTTCTGAGTCATAGTGGATAGACGACGTGTATCTACGAATGACAACGTTTGGGCAAGTTTCATTTCACTGCATGTTCAGCTTGATATAGTTTTAGAAATTATATCCGGGAGGTCTCAAGCACTGCAAACCTCCAAGAAATACACTtggctacagtaggcctacacagGCTTACAGATAGAAGTACAAAATTGCAACATTTGATCTGTGGTCCACCACATTTGTTAAATGGTATTTATACAAATAGTGAGGCATCTGCAGCAACCAGTGGACAGTGCTAAGACAATTTCAAATCACACACTCATAGCCTACATGCAGTAATTCAAAACAGTATACCGTATTTTCTTGGGCGGTAGTGGATCAAGTTCTATGCCCTCCCCGTAGGACAAGGTGTGCAGCTGCGGAACAGATCCAATCGATAAAATGGGAACCTGCAAGCAAAGTCAGGCAACAGTGTCAGTACTCACATAAGGAGAAAATCCTTGGTAGCTGTGGCGAACGTGATTGGCTTGGGCTACTGACCCGATTTA encodes:
- the LOC121566464 gene encoding refilin-B-like, coding for MVGRLNLLNVCYDDPLDMSCKAERGLDSPDSGLPPSPSPSHWLLPDCGDKGAISPVSEDESRGSSLVPILSIGSVPQLHTLSYGEGIELDPLPPKKIRYTSSIHYDSERHFIHDMAMQPRGLGLENCSQMVLAVPHSTWRHYKTQLDLQPRQRAQRFQSTTIVYPKHARTIYTTELSYDSRRLARRFMSSVELEAADRSRLTQ